The Pochonia chlamydosporia 170 chromosome 1, whole genome shotgun sequence genome window below encodes:
- a CDS encoding 60S ribosomal protein L6 (similar to Metarhizium acridum CQMa 102 XP_007809068.1), which yields MASKFVPTKGKALGHALRTSSSVALPGFLVPAWQTFAQRQFSITTKRPSKLGRTPISIPPGVELSMGDLKTTKVATSYKPTVKRTITVKGPLGTLELDVPEFVNLQQDLENKTVLLGVEDANIKQQKEMWGTSWSYLSNYVMGVSEGHTAILRLVGVGYRASVERRAGKEQYPGQKFLCLKLGFTHPVEEGIPEGVTVTTPSPTRILLEGTDREVIMSFAGRVRQWRPPEPYKGKGVFINDQTIKLKQKKIK from the exons ATGGCCTCAAAGTTTGTCCCTACCAAGGGAAAGGCATTGGGCCATGCCTTGcgcacatcttcatctgtAGCATTACCGGGATTCCTGGTACCGGCGTGGCAGACATTTGCGCAAAGGCAATTCTCGATAACCACGAAGCGACCCTCAAAGCTCGGGCGAACTCCAATTTCGATCCCCCCTGGCGTTGAGTTGTCCATGGGCGACCTAAAGACGACCAAGGTTGCTACCTCGTATAAGCCTACCGTTAAGAGGACGATTACAGTGAAGGGACCCCTGG GAACACTGGAGCTCGATGTCCCCGAATTTGTGAACCTGCAGCAGGATTTGGAGAATAAGACGGTCCTGCTGGGTGTGGAGGACGCGAATATCAAGCAGCAAAAGGAGATGTGGG GAACGTCATGGTCGTACCTGAGCAACTACGTAATGGGCGTATCTGAAGGGCACACGGCCATCCTCCGCCTCGTGGGCGTCGGTTACCGAGCGAGCGTCGAGCGACGCGCCGGCAAGGAGCAGTATCCCGGCCAGAAATTCCTGTGCTTGAAATTGGGCTTTACGCATCCTGTTGAGGAGGGTATTCCGGAGGGAGTTACTGTGACGACACCCTCGCCGACGAGGATCTTGCTCGAGGGTACGGATCGGGAGGTGATTATGTCGTTTGCTGGGCGGGTGAGGCAGTGGCGGCCGCCGGAGCCGTATAAGGGAAAGGGTGTGTTTATCAATGACCAGACTATCaagctgaagcagaagaagattaAGTAA
- a CDS encoding 3',5'-bisphosphate nucleotidase (similar to Magnaporthe oryzae 70-15 XP_003719499.1) encodes MVTAPSYTHELQVAQLAVQRATILTKRVFHEKAKGTVDKNDKSPVTIGDFGAQALIIAALKHNFPEDAIVAEEEAAQLKEDANLRDTIWNLVKDTKLDDEEAEKTLGGAIKSVDSMLELIDLGNSPGGSKGRIWTIDPIDGTKGFLRGGQYAVCLGLMVDGEVRVGVLGCPNLPVDDSARLTADIGSNATDEGRGVLFSAVEYKGANSRPLTTGGLSPDSKHIGMRPIEDLTKATFCESVEAGHSAHDDQAVISQKLGITEPSVRMDSQAKYGSIARGAGDIYLRLPVKATYQEKIWDHAAGDLIVRESGGQVTDIHGKRLDFSIGRTLANNKGVVAAPLPVHERVLKVVQEVLKI; translated from the coding sequence ATGGTAACCGCCCCGTCATACACTCACGAACTGCAAGTTGCGCAGCTCGCCGTCCAGCGGgccaccatcctcaccaagcGTGTCTTTCATGAGAAAGCCAAGGGGACGGTCGACAAAAACGACAAGTCTCCCGTTACTATTGGTGATTTCGGCGCCCAGGCACTCATTATTGCTGCCCTGAAGCACAACTTTCCCGAGGATGCTATCgttgcggaggaggaagccGCGCAGCTAAAGGAGGATGCCAACCTGCGTGACACGATATGGAATCTTGTCAAGGATACAAAGttggacgatgaggaggcCGAAAAGACGCTCGGCGGCGCCATCAAGAGTGTTGATTCGATGCTGGAGCTGATTGACCTTGGAAACAGCCCCGGTGGCTCCAAGGGCCGCATCTGGACTATCGACCCTATTGACGGAACAAAGGGGTTTCTGAGAGGCGGCCAATATGCCGTGTGTCTGGGACTTATGGTCGATGGAGAAGTGAGGGTTGGCGTCTTGGGCTGCCCAAACCTCCCTGTTGACGATTCAGCCCGCCTCACAGCAGATATTGGATCCAACGCTACCGACGAGGGCCGCGGCGTGCTCTTCTCCGCCGTCGAGTACAAGGGAGCTAATAGCCGTCCCCTGACGACTGGTGGCCTTTCGCCCGACAGCAAGCATATTGGCATGCGGCCCATTGAGGACCTCACAAAGGCTACGTTTTGCGAATCCGTCGAGGCGGGACACTCGGCGCACGATGATCAGGCCGTCATCTCGCAGAAGCTGGGCATCACGGAGCCTTCTGTCAGGATGGACAGCCAGGCCAAGTATGGCTCTATCGCCCGTGGCGCGGGGGACATTTATCTCCGTTTGCCTGTGAAGGCTACCTACCAGGAGAAGATCTGGGACCACGCTGCTGGTGATTTGATTGTGAGAGAGTCAGGTGGCCAAGTCACTGATATCCATGGCAAGAGGCTGGATTTCAGTATCGGACGGACCCTCGCGAATAACAAGGGCGTGGTGGCTGCTCCCTTGCCCGTTCATGAACGGGTTCTAAAGGTTGTGCAGGAGGTGTTGAAGATTTAG
- a CDS encoding tubulin beta-1 chain (similar to Aspergillus terreus NIH2624 XP_001215409.1) has translation MREIVHLQTGQCGNQIGAAFWQTISGEHGLDSNGVYNGTSELQLERMSVYFNEASGNKYVPRAVLVDLEPGTMDAVRAGPFGQLFRPDNFVFGQSGAGNNWAKGHYTEGAELVDNVLDVVRREAEGCDCLQGFQITHSLGGGTGAGMGTLLISKIREEFPDRMMATFSVVPSPKVSDTVVEPYNATLSVHQLVENSDETFCIDNEALYDICMRTLKLSNPSYGDLNYLVSAVMSGVTTCLRFPGQLNSDLRKLAVNMVPFPRLHFFMVGFAPLTSRGAHSFRAVSVPELTQQMFDPKNMMAASDFRNGRYLTCSAIFRGKVAMKEVEDQMRNVQNKNSTYFVEWIPNNIQTALCAIPPRGLKMSSTFIGNSTSIQELFKRVGEQFTAMFRRKAFLHWYTGEGMDEMEFTEAESNMNDLVSEYQQYQDAGIDEEEEEYEEEVPVDEPLE, from the exons ATGCGTGAGATT GTTCACCTTCAGACCGGTCAGTGC GGTAACCAAATTGGTGCTGCTTTCTGGCAGACCATCTCTGGCGAGCACGGCCTTGACAGCAATGGTGTCTACAACGGTACTTCTGAGCTCCAGCTCGAACGCATGAGCGTGTACTTCAACGAG GCCTCTGGTAACAAGTATGTTCCTCGCGCTGTTCTCGTCGATCTTGAGCCCGGTACCATGGACGCCGTCCGTGCTGGTCCTTTCGGTCAGCTTTTCCGCCCCGACAACTTCGTCTTCGGCCAGTCCGGTGCTGGCAACAACTGGGCCAAGGGTCACTACACTGAGGGTGCTGAGCTTGTCGACAATGTCCTCGATGTTGTCCGTCGCGAGGCCGAAGGCTGCGACTGCCTGCAGGGTTTCCAGATCACCCACtctcttggtggtggtacCGGTGCCGGTATGGGAACTCTGTTGATCTCCAAGATCCGTGAGGAGTTCCCCGACAGAATGATGGCCACTTTCTCCGTTGTTCCCTCCCCCAAGGTTTCCGACACCGTTGTCGAGCCTTACAACGCCACTCTCTCCGTCCACCAGCTCGTTGAGAACTCTGACGAGACTTTCTGCATTGACAACGAGGCCCTGTACGATATCTGCATGCGCACCCTTAAGCTGTCTAACCCCTCTTATGGCGACCTGAACTACCTCGTCTCCGccgtcatgtctggtgtcacTACCTGCCTGCGTTTCCCTGGTCAGCTGAACTCTGACCTGCGTAAGCTGGCCGTCAACATGGTTCCTTTCCCTCGTCTGCACTTCTTCATGGTCGGCTTCGCTCCCCTGACCAGCCGTGGCGCTCACTCTTTCCGCGCTGTCAGCGTTCCCGAGCTCACTCAGCAGATGTTTGACCCCAAGAACATGATGGCCGCTTCTGATTTCCGAAACGGTCGCTACCTGACCTGCTCTGCCATCTT CCGTGGCAAGGTCGCTATGAAGGAGGTTGAAGACCAGATGCGTAACGTGCAGAACAAGAACTCGACCTACTTTGTCGAATGGATCCCCAACAACATCCAGACCGCTCTCTGTGCCATTCCTCCCCGTGGCCTCAAGATGTCGTCTACCTTTATCGGTAACTCGACGTCCATCCAGGAGCTCTTCAAGCGTGTTGGGGAGCAGTTCACTGCTATGTTCCGTCGCAAGGCTTTCTTGCATTGGTACACTGGTGAGGGTATGGACGAGATGGAGTTCACTGAGGCTGAGTCCAACATGAACGATCTTGTCTCTGAATACCAGCAGTACCAGGATGCTGGtattgatgaggaggaagaggagtACGAGGAGGAGGTTCCTGTCGACGAGCCTCTGGAGTAA
- a CDS encoding Ras guanyl-nucleotide exchange factor RasGEF (similar to Metarhizium acridum CQMa 102 XP_007809070.1), with protein sequence MSTPPPARLRSIYRSILRELPPRPILSSPRSHLHNRLRASFRDSSASSHAQAEQLVAYLRSQRLYVTLIERYNPGMDMDEEERVRLTARRVGMDMPELYGRGQKL encoded by the coding sequence atGTCGACACCGCCGCCCGCCCGCCTCCGCTCCATCTACCGCTCCATCCTGCGCGAGCTGCCTCCCCGTCCCATCCTCTCCTCGCCCCGAAGCCATCTGCACAACCGCCTGCGCGCCTCATTCCGAGACTCATCCGCCTCCTCGCACGCCCAGGCAGAGCAACTCGTTGCCTATTTGCGCTCCCAGAGACTATATGTCACCCTGATAGAGCGGTATAATCCTGGCATGGATatggatgaggaggagagggTGAGGTTGACGGCCAGGAGGGTCGGCATGGATATGCCTGAGTTGTATGGTAGAGGGCAGAAGTTGTAA